The sequence CTTTGGGCGAAAGTTGGTTTTCCAAATATTTGATTATCAGGTCATCGCTGTATTTTTTGTTCATCGGAAGAAAAATTAAAAACATGAAAAGTATAACCTACTTCGGATAGTTTTTGAGCCTTTCTTTAAGTTTTAAAAGTGCCTTGTATTTGGCACGATACACGCTTTCGGCATTTGCATAGTCGAACCGCTTTATCAAATCCTCGACGCTTAATTCTTCATAGAAAATGGCACGTATTAGCATTTGATAACGCTGCCCCAAGTCTTGCAAACAATGTTCCAAATAGTCCATGAGCCTACTTCGCTCCCTGACAAAAGAGAGTTCCCATTCACTATCTTCACAAAGATATGTAAAAATTTCGGCGGCTGCAAATTCCTTGCTTCTTTTTTTGTAATTTTTCTTAATCAAATTTATCGCTATCCCTCTCAAATAAAAAAGAATGGAATCATTTTCAAGTATAATCTCACCTTCTATCACTTTGTCCATAAAATGAATGAGCGTTTCGGTGAAAATGTCGTCTATTTCCTGTGTCTGCTCCAACTGCTTGAAATAAAAGCTCATAGCCTTGTGAAAATCGAGGCGCATGCCGTAGAGGTGCTGCATAACCAAGTCTTGTCGCTCTTTTTCAAGGAGTGCGTAAAGTGTATTTGTGTCCATTTTCGTAAA comes from Hugenholtzia roseola DSM 9546 and encodes:
- a CDS encoding sigma-70 family RNA polymerase sigma factor is translated as MDTNTLYALLEKERQDLVMQHLYGMRLDFHKAMSFYFKQLEQTQEIDDIFTETLIHFMDKVIEGEIILENDSILFYLRGIAINLIKKNYKKRSKEFAAAEIFTYLCEDSEWELSFVRERSRLMDYLEHCLQDLGQRYQMLIRAIFYEELSVEDLIKRFDYANAESVYRAKYKALLKLKERLKNYPK